A section of the Tachysurus fulvidraco isolate hzauxx_2018 chromosome 7, HZAU_PFXX_2.0, whole genome shotgun sequence genome encodes:
- the si:ch211-151p13.8 gene encoding UPF0687 protein C20orf27 homolog, which yields MATGRKSSASKGGGVHFPDEMDDDVLSESGEDTQQDKIITAVAEPDGAYMVKAGFLKSHHKYEIIFLIPHVPSLGKDTSLSPALRTTPKPRLRATRIARRPEGGVKVVCEYSAQQEGVVQEELTLVNRSRRDSSVRVRVQARVMDRHHGTPMLLEGVRCLGTEEITSKANDKKKI from the exons ATGGCAACAGgaaggaaaa GCTCCGCATCCAAAGGTGGAGGCGTCCACTTCCCGGACGAGATGGACGACGATGTCCTTAGTGAGAGCGGTGAGGACACGCAGCAGGATAAGATCATCACTGCTGTAGCCGAGCCTGATGGAGCTTACATGGTCAAG GCCGGATTCCTAAAAAGCCACCATAAATATGAGATTATCTTCTTGATCCCACACGTCCCCTCTCTGGGGAAGGACACGTCTCTCTCTCCGGCGTTACGCACCACGCCCAAACCCCGCCTGCGTGCCACCCGCATCGCCCGTCGTCCTGAAG GAGGAGTGAAGGTGGTGTGTGAGTACAGTGCTCAGCAGGAAGGAGTGGTGCAGGAGGAGCTCACACTCGTCAACAGAAGCAGGAGAGACAGCAGCGTTAGAGTCCGAGTTCAGGCCAGAGTGATGG ACCGCCATCACGGAACCCCCATGCTGCTGGAGGGAGTGCGCTGCTTGGGGACTGAGGAAATCACTTCAAAAGCCAATGACAAAAAGAAGATCTGA
- the btr01 gene encoding E3 ubiquitin-protein ligase TRIM39 isoform X3, whose amino-acid sequence MSIHTMSIPVDFLSEEQFSCSICLDIFTNPVSTPCGHSFCLSCITSYWDSRSKSCFCPLCKESFRKRPELHINHTLKEITEQFKRMTETSGSLAISTDAQGANSQSPRITDRKISGSPRPGELPGGLLKEMKSRFQRTSSSGNLLEASAPSSSPPPYEASRRRFSASGFGPATSNGPQCSKHALSLDMFCRSDQICVCAMCGEGDHHGHVLVPARREMIVKKSQLGIMEMEVQSLITAREKKIEEIQMSLSDIQANAQQEVEVISSMFRALISSLERSQAEVLEMVEMGRAAAELRSQAFIRDLQLELTELRKRSSALSELSQSTDHFSFFKTYPSLSTGPPMKTWTEVTMTPDPTAGVVLKNVTQMVEKVEEELRKLPQSCLHSVVESPVKQQPRQMKLQDYTLDVTLDRDSAHPRLVISEDCKQVYCSDRYRNMMDTPERFDRVVCVLGCQGFSSGRRYWEVHVGEKTDWDVGVVNRSSNRKGKISVSPANGYWLLSLRENHEYAFRSNPLVPIYLNPRPQRIGIYIDYEKGQVSFYNADTMTVIFSNVYFFTETLYPCFSPCTNKSGKNSAPLIICSI is encoded by the exons ATGTCGATCCATACCATGTCCATCCCCGTGGACTTCCTGTCTGAGGAGCAGTTCTCCTGCTCTATTTGCCTGGACATCTTCACCAACCCAGTCTCCACACCATGTGGCCACAGCTTCTGCCTGTCCTGCATCACGTCGTACTGGGACAGCCGGAGCAAATCCTGCTTCTGTCCCCTGTGCAAGGAGAGTTTCCGCAAGCGTCCAGAGCTCCACATCAACCACACGCTCAAGGAGATCACTGAGCAGTTCAAGCGCATGACTGAGACCTCTGGAAGCCTCGCGATCTCCACCGATGCCCAAGGTGCTAACTCTCAGTCTCCTCGAATTACAGACAGGAAGATCAGCGGGTCGCCTCGGCCTGGAGAGCTGCCCGGAGGACTGCTGAAGGAAATGAAGAGCCGCTTCCAAAGGACATCGTCCAGCGGGAATTTGCTGGAAGCTTCTGCACCATCTTCTTCACCGCCTCCGTATGAAGCCAGCAGGAGGAGGTTCAGTGCCAGTGGGTTCGGACCAGCGACCTCAAACGGACCTCAGTGTAGCAAGCATGCGCTTAGCCTGGATATGTTCTGCAGGAGCGATCAGATATGTGTATGTGCGATGTGTGGTGAAGGAGACCATCATGGCCACGTCCTGGTGCCGGCTCGACGGGAGATGATCGTGAAGAAG TCTCAGTTGGGGATCATGGAGATGGAGGTGCAGAGTTTAATCACAGCCAGAGAgaagaagattgaggaaattcAAATGTCTCTGTCTGACATTCAA GCCAATGCACAGCAGGAGGTGGAGGTTATAAGCAGCATGTTCCGTGCCTTGATCAGTTCCCTGGAGAGATCTCAGGCCGAGGTGTTGGAGATGGTGGAGATGGGCCGCGCTGCTGCAGAGCTTCGCTCACAGGCTTTCATCCGTGACCTTCAGCTAGAGCTCACAGAgctgaggaagaggagcagcGCACTGTCTGAGCTGTCTCAGTCCACTGACCACTTCAGCTTCTTCAAG ACGTATCCATCCCTCTCCACTGGTCCTCCAATGAAGACCTGGACTGAGGTGACTATGACCCCTGACCCCACGGCTGGAGTCGTCCTTAAAAACGTCACTCAAATGGTGGAGAAAGTGGAGGAAGAGCTAAGGAAGCTGCCGCAgagct gttTACATTCAGTTGTAGAATCACCTGTAAAACAACAACCAC GACAGATGAAGTTACAGGATTACACAt TGGACGTTACTCTGGACCGAGACTCCGCCCACCCGAGATTGGTGATCTCTGAGGACTGTAAGCAGGTGTACTGCAGTGACCGCTATCGCAACATGATGGACACACCGGAGAGGTTCGACCGCGTGGTCTGTGTGCTCGGCTGCCAGGGCTTCAGCTCGGGCCGTCGTTACTGGGAGGTCCACGTGGGTGAGAAGACAGACTGGGATGTGGGTGTGGTCAATCGTTCGAGTAACCGCAAGGGGAAGATCTCGGTCAGTCCGGCTAACGGTTACTGGCTCTTAAGTCTGCGAGAAAACCATGAATACGCCTTCCGGTCCAACCCACTGGTGCCCATTTACCTTAACCCCAGACCTCAGAGGATCGGGATTTACATTGACTATGAAAAAGGACAAGTGTCTTTTTATAAcgctgacaccatgactgttaTCTTCTCTAATGTCTACTTCTTTACTGAAACCTTATATCCATGCTTCAGTCCCTGCACTAACAAATCCGGTAAAAACAGCGCTCCTCTGATCATTTGTTCCATTTAG
- the btr01 gene encoding E3 ubiquitin-protein ligase TRIM39 isoform X2, with the protein MSIHTMSIPVDFLSEEQFSCSICLDIFTNPVSTPCGHSFCLSCITSYWDSRSKSCFCPLCKESFRKRPELHINHTLKEITEQFKRMTETSGSLAISTDAQGANSQSPRITDRKISGSPRPGELPGGLLKEMKSRFQRTSSSGNLLEASAPSSSPPPYEASRRRFSASGFGPATSNGPQCSKHALSLDMFCRSDQICVCAMCGEGDHHGHVLVPARREMIVKKSQLGIMEMEVQSLITAREKKIEEIQMSLSDIQANAQQEVEVISSMFRALISSLERSQAEVLEMVEMGRAAAELRSQAFIRDLQLELTELRKRSSALSELSQSTDHFSFFKTYPSLSTGPPMKTWTEVTMTPDPTAGVVLKNVTQMVEKVEEELRKLPQSCLHSAVESPVKQQPRQMKLQDYTLDVTLDRDSAHPRLVISEDCKQVYCSDRYRNMMDTPERFDRVVCVLGCQGFSSGRRYWEVHVGEKTDWDVGVVNRSSNRKGKISVSPANGYWLLSLRENHEYAFRSNPLVPIYLNPRPQRIGIYIDYEKGQVSFYNADTMTVIFSNVYFFTETLYPCFSPCTNKSGKNSAPLIICSI; encoded by the exons ATGTCGATCCATACCATGTCCATCCCCGTGGACTTCCTGTCTGAGGAGCAGTTCTCCTGCTCTATTTGCCTGGACATCTTCACCAACCCAGTCTCCACACCATGTGGCCACAGCTTCTGCCTGTCCTGCATCACGTCGTACTGGGACAGCCGGAGCAAATCCTGCTTCTGTCCCCTGTGCAAGGAGAGTTTCCGCAAGCGTCCAGAGCTCCACATCAACCACACGCTCAAGGAGATCACTGAGCAGTTCAAGCGCATGACTGAGACCTCTGGAAGCCTCGCGATCTCCACCGATGCCCAAGGTGCTAACTCTCAGTCTCCTCGAATTACAGACAGGAAGATCAGCGGGTCGCCTCGGCCTGGAGAGCTGCCCGGAGGACTGCTGAAGGAAATGAAGAGCCGCTTCCAAAGGACATCGTCCAGCGGGAATTTGCTGGAAGCTTCTGCACCATCTTCTTCACCGCCTCCGTATGAAGCCAGCAGGAGGAGGTTCAGTGCCAGTGGGTTCGGACCAGCGACCTCAAACGGACCTCAGTGTAGCAAGCATGCGCTTAGCCTGGATATGTTCTGCAGGAGCGATCAGATATGTGTATGTGCGATGTGTGGTGAAGGAGACCATCATGGCCACGTCCTGGTGCCGGCTCGACGGGAGATGATCGTGAAGAAG TCTCAGTTGGGGATCATGGAGATGGAGGTGCAGAGTTTAATCACAGCCAGAGAgaagaagattgaggaaattcAAATGTCTCTGTCTGACATTCAA GCCAATGCACAGCAGGAGGTGGAGGTTATAAGCAGCATGTTCCGTGCCTTGATCAGTTCCCTGGAGAGATCTCAGGCCGAGGTGTTGGAGATGGTGGAGATGGGCCGCGCTGCTGCAGAGCTTCGCTCACAGGCTTTCATCCGTGACCTTCAGCTAGAGCTCACAGAgctgaggaagaggagcagcGCACTGTCTGAGCTGTCTCAGTCCACTGACCACTTCAGCTTCTTCAAG ACGTATCCATCCCTCTCCACTGGTCCTCCAATGAAGACCTGGACTGAGGTGACTATGACCCCTGACCCCACGGCTGGAGTCGTCCTTAAAAACGTCACTCAAATGGTGGAGAAAGTGGAGGAAGAGCTAAGGAAGCTGCCGCAgagct gtttaCATTCAGCTGTAGAATCACCTGTAAAACAACAACCAC GACAGATGAAGTTACAGGATTACACAt TGGACGTTACTCTGGACCGAGACTCCGCCCACCCGAGATTGGTGATCTCTGAGGACTGTAAGCAGGTGTACTGCAGTGACCGCTATCGCAACATGATGGACACACCGGAGAGGTTCGACCGCGTGGTCTGTGTGCTCGGCTGCCAGGGCTTCAGCTCGGGCCGTCGTTACTGGGAGGTCCACGTGGGTGAGAAGACAGACTGGGATGTGGGTGTGGTCAATCGTTCGAGTAACCGCAAGGGGAAGATCTCGGTCAGTCCGGCTAACGGTTACTGGCTCTTAAGTCTGCGAGAAAACCATGAATACGCCTTCCGGTCCAACCCACTGGTGCCCATTTACCTTAACCCCAGACCTCAGAGGATCGGGATTTACATTGACTATGAAAAAGGACAAGTGTCTTTTTATAAcgctgacaccatgactgttaTCTTCTCTAATGTCTACTTCTTTACTGAAACCTTATATCCATGCTTCAGTCCCTGCACTAACAAATCCGGTAAAAACAGCGCTCCTCTGATCATTTGTTCCATTTAG
- the btr01 gene encoding E3 ubiquitin-protein ligase TRIM39 isoform X1 gives MSIHTMSIPVDFLSEEQFSCSICLDIFTNPVSTPCGHSFCLSCITSYWDSRSKSCFCPLCKESFRKRPELHINHTLKEITEQFKRMTETSGSLAISTDAQGANSQSPRITDRKISGSPRPGELPGGLLKEMKSRFQRTSSSGNLLEASAPSSSPPPYEASRRRFSASGFGPATSNGPQCSKHALSLDMFCRSDQICVCAMCGEGDHHGHVLVPARREMIVKKSQLGIMEMEVQSLITAREKKIEEIQMSLSDIQANAQQEVEVISSMFRALISSLERSQAEVLEMVEMGRAAAELRSQAFIRDLQLELTELRKRSSALSELSQSTDHFSFFKTYPSLSTGPPMKTWTEVTMTPDPTAGVVLKNVTQMVEKVEEELRKLPQSCLHSAVESPVKQQPRLHSVVESPVKQQPRQMKLQDYTLDVTLDRDSAHPRLVISEDCKQVYCSDRYRNMMDTPERFDRVVCVLGCQGFSSGRRYWEVHVGEKTDWDVGVVNRSSNRKGKISVSPANGYWLLSLRENHEYAFRSNPLVPIYLNPRPQRIGIYIDYEKGQVSFYNADTMTVIFSNVYFFTETLYPCFSPCTNKSGKNSAPLIICSI, from the exons ATGTCGATCCATACCATGTCCATCCCCGTGGACTTCCTGTCTGAGGAGCAGTTCTCCTGCTCTATTTGCCTGGACATCTTCACCAACCCAGTCTCCACACCATGTGGCCACAGCTTCTGCCTGTCCTGCATCACGTCGTACTGGGACAGCCGGAGCAAATCCTGCTTCTGTCCCCTGTGCAAGGAGAGTTTCCGCAAGCGTCCAGAGCTCCACATCAACCACACGCTCAAGGAGATCACTGAGCAGTTCAAGCGCATGACTGAGACCTCTGGAAGCCTCGCGATCTCCACCGATGCCCAAGGTGCTAACTCTCAGTCTCCTCGAATTACAGACAGGAAGATCAGCGGGTCGCCTCGGCCTGGAGAGCTGCCCGGAGGACTGCTGAAGGAAATGAAGAGCCGCTTCCAAAGGACATCGTCCAGCGGGAATTTGCTGGAAGCTTCTGCACCATCTTCTTCACCGCCTCCGTATGAAGCCAGCAGGAGGAGGTTCAGTGCCAGTGGGTTCGGACCAGCGACCTCAAACGGACCTCAGTGTAGCAAGCATGCGCTTAGCCTGGATATGTTCTGCAGGAGCGATCAGATATGTGTATGTGCGATGTGTGGTGAAGGAGACCATCATGGCCACGTCCTGGTGCCGGCTCGACGGGAGATGATCGTGAAGAAG TCTCAGTTGGGGATCATGGAGATGGAGGTGCAGAGTTTAATCACAGCCAGAGAgaagaagattgaggaaattcAAATGTCTCTGTCTGACATTCAA GCCAATGCACAGCAGGAGGTGGAGGTTATAAGCAGCATGTTCCGTGCCTTGATCAGTTCCCTGGAGAGATCTCAGGCCGAGGTGTTGGAGATGGTGGAGATGGGCCGCGCTGCTGCAGAGCTTCGCTCACAGGCTTTCATCCGTGACCTTCAGCTAGAGCTCACAGAgctgaggaagaggagcagcGCACTGTCTGAGCTGTCTCAGTCCACTGACCACTTCAGCTTCTTCAAG ACGTATCCATCCCTCTCCACTGGTCCTCCAATGAAGACCTGGACTGAGGTGACTATGACCCCTGACCCCACGGCTGGAGTCGTCCTTAAAAACGTCACTCAAATGGTGGAGAAAGTGGAGGAAGAGCTAAGGAAGCTGCCGCAgagct gtttaCATTCAGCTGTAGAATCACCTGTAAAACAACAACCAC gttTACATTCAGTTGTAGAATCACCTGTAAAACAACAACCAC GACAGATGAAGTTACAGGATTACACAt TGGACGTTACTCTGGACCGAGACTCCGCCCACCCGAGATTGGTGATCTCTGAGGACTGTAAGCAGGTGTACTGCAGTGACCGCTATCGCAACATGATGGACACACCGGAGAGGTTCGACCGCGTGGTCTGTGTGCTCGGCTGCCAGGGCTTCAGCTCGGGCCGTCGTTACTGGGAGGTCCACGTGGGTGAGAAGACAGACTGGGATGTGGGTGTGGTCAATCGTTCGAGTAACCGCAAGGGGAAGATCTCGGTCAGTCCGGCTAACGGTTACTGGCTCTTAAGTCTGCGAGAAAACCATGAATACGCCTTCCGGTCCAACCCACTGGTGCCCATTTACCTTAACCCCAGACCTCAGAGGATCGGGATTTACATTGACTATGAAAAAGGACAAGTGTCTTTTTATAAcgctgacaccatgactgttaTCTTCTCTAATGTCTACTTCTTTACTGAAACCTTATATCCATGCTTCAGTCCCTGCACTAACAAATCCGGTAAAAACAGCGCTCCTCTGATCATTTGTTCCATTTAG